A section of the Phacochoerus africanus isolate WHEZ1 chromosome 4, ROS_Pafr_v1, whole genome shotgun sequence genome encodes:
- the NR2F1 gene encoding COUP transcription factor 1 isoform X3: MPPTQPNPGQYALTNGDPLNGHCYLSGYISLLLRAEPYPTSRYGSQCMQPNNIMGIENICELAARLLFSAVEWARNIPFFPDLQITDQVSLLRLTWSELFVLNAAQCSMPLHVAPLLAAAGLHASPMSADRVVAFMDHIRIFQEQVEKLKALHVDSAEYSCLKAIVLFTSDACGLSDAAHIESLQEKSQCALEEYVRSQYPNQPSRFGKLLLRLPSLRTVSSSVIEQLFFVRLVGKTPIETLIRDMLLSGSSFNWPYMSIQCS; the protein is encoded by the exons ATGCCCCCAACTCAACCCAATCCAGGCCAGTACGCACTCACCAACGGGGACCCCCTCAACGGCCACTGCTACCTGTCCGGCTACATCTCGCTGCTGCTGCGCGCGGAGCCCTACCCCACGTCGCGCTACGGCAGCCAATGCATGCAGCCCAACAACATCATGGGCATCGAGAACATCTGCGAGCTGGCCGCGCGCCTGCTCTTCAGCGCCGTCGAGTGGGCCCGAAACATCCCCTTCTTCCCGGATCTGCAGATCACCGACCAGGTGTCCCTGCTACGCCTGACCTGGAGCGAGCTGTTCGTGCTCAACGCAGCCCAGTGCTCCATGCCGCTGCACGTGGCGCCGCTGCTGGCCGCCGCCGGCCTGCACGCCTCGCCTATGTCTGCCGACCGCGTCGTGGCCTTCATGGACCACATCCGCATCTTCCAAGAACAGGTGGAGAAGCTCAAGGCGCTGCACGTCGACTCGGCCGAGTACAGCTGCCTCAAAGCCATCGTGCTGTTCACGTCAG ATGCCTGTGGCCTGTCGGATGCCGCCCACATCGAGAGCCTGCAGGAGAAATCGCAGTGCGCGCTGGAGGAGTACGTGAGAAGCCAGTACCCTAACCAGCCCAGCCGCTTCGGCAAACTGCTACTGCGACTGCCCTCGCTGCGCACCGTCTCCTCCTCGGTCATTGAGCAGCTCTTCTTCGTCCGTTTGGTAGGTAAAACCCCCATCGAAACTCTCATCCGCGATATGTTACTGTCCGGGAGCAGCTTCAACTGGCCTTACATGTCCATCCAGTGCTCCTAG
- the NR2F1 gene encoding COUP transcription factor 1 isoform X2, with amino-acid sequence MFGYSVQRGRMPPTQPNPGQYALTNGDPLNGHCYLSGYISLLLRAEPYPTSRYGSQCMQPNNIMGIENICELAARLLFSAVEWARNIPFFPDLQITDQVSLLRLTWSELFVLNAAQCSMPLHVAPLLAAAGLHASPMSADRVVAFMDHIRIFQEQVEKLKALHVDSAEYSCLKAIVLFTSDACGLSDAAHIESLQEKSQCALEEYVRSQYPNQPSRFGKLLLRLPSLRTVSSSVIEQLFFVRLVGKTPIETLIRDMLLSGSSFNWPYMSIQCS; translated from the exons ATGTTTGGCTACT cGGTTCAGCGAGGAAGAATGCCCCCAACTCAACCCAATCCAGGCCAGTACGCACTCACCAACGGGGACCCCCTCAACGGCCACTGCTACCTGTCCGGCTACATCTCGCTGCTGCTGCGCGCGGAGCCCTACCCCACGTCGCGCTACGGCAGCCAATGCATGCAGCCCAACAACATCATGGGCATCGAGAACATCTGCGAGCTGGCCGCGCGCCTGCTCTTCAGCGCCGTCGAGTGGGCCCGAAACATCCCCTTCTTCCCGGATCTGCAGATCACCGACCAGGTGTCCCTGCTACGCCTGACCTGGAGCGAGCTGTTCGTGCTCAACGCAGCCCAGTGCTCCATGCCGCTGCACGTGGCGCCGCTGCTGGCCGCCGCCGGCCTGCACGCCTCGCCTATGTCTGCCGACCGCGTCGTGGCCTTCATGGACCACATCCGCATCTTCCAAGAACAGGTGGAGAAGCTCAAGGCGCTGCACGTCGACTCGGCCGAGTACAGCTGCCTCAAAGCCATCGTGCTGTTCACGTCAG ATGCCTGTGGCCTGTCGGATGCCGCCCACATCGAGAGCCTGCAGGAGAAATCGCAGTGCGCGCTGGAGGAGTACGTGAGAAGCCAGTACCCTAACCAGCCCAGCCGCTTCGGCAAACTGCTACTGCGACTGCCCTCGCTGCGCACCGTCTCCTCCTCGGTCATTGAGCAGCTCTTCTTCGTCCGTTTGGTAGGTAAAACCCCCATCGAAACTCTCATCCGCGATATGTTACTGTCCGGGAGCAGCTTCAACTGGCCTTACATGTCCATCCAGTGCTCCTAG